A portion of the Hymenobacter gelipurpurascens genome contains these proteins:
- a CDS encoding class I SAM-dependent methyltransferase, producing MYTFLTTSPWADYELLDAGNFEKLERFGTHILARPEPQAIWDPHLAQSEWQRAHATFTREKGSQERGQWKIKPGTPEQWLINYERPEGLNLRFRLGLSSFKHVGLFPEQDPNWQFIYNQTRKRKAAQPRVLNLFAYTGAATLAARAAGADVTHLDSVKQVNFWARDNMEASGIDGVRWLVEDAMKYVRREVKRGSKYQGLILDPPAYGRGPNGEKWQLEDELNEMLKLCKELLDPEDHFFLVNLYSLGFSALILDNLVSEIFPGMQQKREIGEIYLHDAGARKLPLGTFCRFAT from the coding sequence ATGTATACTTTCCTGACGACCAGCCCCTGGGCCGATTACGAGCTGCTTGATGCCGGCAATTTCGAAAAGCTGGAGCGCTTTGGCACGCATATTCTGGCCCGGCCCGAGCCGCAGGCTATCTGGGACCCGCACTTGGCGCAAAGCGAGTGGCAGCGCGCCCACGCCACTTTTACCCGCGAGAAGGGCAGCCAGGAGCGTGGCCAGTGGAAGATAAAGCCCGGCACGCCCGAGCAGTGGCTGATTAACTATGAGCGGCCTGAGGGCCTGAATCTGCGGTTTCGGCTGGGGCTTTCCTCCTTCAAGCACGTAGGCCTGTTTCCGGAGCAGGACCCCAACTGGCAGTTCATCTACAACCAGACCCGCAAGCGCAAAGCCGCCCAGCCGCGCGTGCTCAACCTGTTTGCCTACACGGGCGCGGCCACCCTGGCCGCCCGCGCCGCCGGCGCCGACGTAACGCACCTCGACTCGGTGAAGCAGGTGAACTTCTGGGCCCGCGACAACATGGAAGCTTCCGGAATTGATGGGGTGCGCTGGCTGGTGGAAGATGCCATGAAATACGTGCGACGCGAAGTGAAGCGCGGCAGCAAATACCAAGGCCTCATCCTCGACCCTCCGGCCTACGGGCGTGGTCCAAACGGCGAAAAATGGCAGCTGGAAGATGAGCTGAACGAAATGCTCAAGCTCTGCAAAGAGCTCCTCGACCCCGAAGACCATTTCTTCCTCGTGAACCTGTATTCCCTGGGGTTCTCGGCTCTTATTCTGGACAACCTGGTTTCCGAAATCTTCCCAGGCATGCAGCAAAAGCGCGAAATCGGCGAAATCTATCTGCACGATGCCGGTGCGCGCAAGCTCCCGCTCGGTACGTTTTGCCGGTTTGCTACCTGA
- a CDS encoding Ppx/GppA phosphatase family protein: MSLPSSRHRRLALIDMGTNTFHLLIVELPEPRHQEPITLLRTKVGVRLGEGGISAGYIAPEAYARALHTLTGFKEEIELHQVTEVRATATSAMRVAKNGPELVKEIFEQTGIEVEVIPGEREAELIAKGIRQAVPLGNAPHLLMDIGGGSVEFILADEQNTLWKQSFEIGAQRLLDKFYTADPLPATAVQAQQAYLAEVLAPLTAAVREWQPVALVGASGTFDTLCDLQAARAGQPELVGHQAPGTRISFDSFRTSYEQLLTLDHAGRLALPGMTPMRADMIVVACVLIDFVLTTYGLVHITASAYALKEGLLSEMLGH; encoded by the coding sequence GTGTCGCTGCCTTCTTCCCGCCACCGTCGCCTGGCCCTTATTGACATGGGCACCAATACCTTTCATCTGCTGATTGTGGAGCTGCCCGAGCCCCGCCATCAGGAGCCCATAACGCTGCTGCGCACCAAAGTGGGCGTGCGGTTGGGGGAAGGCGGCATCAGTGCCGGCTACATTGCACCGGAGGCCTACGCCCGCGCCCTGCACACGCTTACGGGCTTCAAGGAGGAGATTGAGCTACACCAGGTAACGGAAGTGCGGGCCACGGCTACCAGCGCCATGCGCGTGGCCAAAAACGGACCGGAGCTCGTGAAGGAAATCTTCGAGCAAACGGGTATTGAGGTGGAGGTGATTCCGGGTGAGCGGGAGGCGGAGCTTATTGCCAAGGGCATCCGGCAGGCCGTGCCCCTGGGCAATGCACCACACCTACTGATGGATATTGGCGGCGGCTCGGTAGAGTTCATCCTGGCTGATGAACAGAACACACTATGGAAACAGAGCTTCGAGATTGGCGCCCAACGCCTTCTTGATAAGTTTTACACCGCCGACCCACTTCCGGCAACCGCCGTGCAGGCCCAACAGGCCTACCTCGCCGAGGTTCTGGCTCCGCTTACGGCCGCCGTGCGCGAGTGGCAACCCGTGGCCTTGGTGGGCGCATCTGGCACCTTCGATACGCTCTGCGACCTGCAAGCGGCCCGCGCTGGCCAGCCCGAGCTGGTAGGCCACCAGGCGCCCGGAACCCGCATTTCCTTCGATAGTTTCCGCACCAGCTATGAGCAGCTCCTGACGCTGGACCACGCCGGCCGCCTCGCCTTGCCCGGCATGACGCCCATGCGCGCCGATATGATTGTGGTGGCCTGCGTGCTGATTGATTTCGTGCTGACAACGTACGGACTCGTCCATATTACGGCCTCCGCCTACGCGCTCAAAGAAGGCCTGCTGAGCGAGATGCTAGGCCACTAA
- a CDS encoding Ldh family oxidoreductase, with translation MATTLSYTQLFSFTEAVFRSMSCSEEDATLATETLLSADLRGIDSHGVARLVGYVRLWEAGRINATPRVGVTYETPSTAVVDGDGGLGLVVGPKAMRVAIEKAQQVGTGWVSVKNSNHFGIAGYHAMKALAHDMIGIAMTNASPLVAPTYSLDRLLGTNPIAVAVPAGDEPDFVLDMATTTAANGKLEIAQRKNIPIPEGWAQTAEGIGSTDPNAVKNGGALLPLGGATGSHKGYGLGSVVDIFSAVLSGANYGPWVPPFVAFLQPSANPVGQGLGHFFGAMRVDAFRPAAEFKAHMDNWITTFRNARAVEGQHVLIPGDPEREVSAVRLLDGIPLLDPVIQDLETVGAKFGVKL, from the coding sequence ATGGCCACTACGCTTTCCTACACCCAGCTTTTTTCCTTTACCGAAGCCGTTTTCCGCAGCATGAGCTGCTCCGAGGAAGATGCCACTCTGGCTACCGAAACCCTGCTGTCGGCAGATCTGCGCGGCATAGACTCACACGGCGTAGCGCGCTTGGTGGGATATGTGCGCCTCTGGGAAGCGGGCCGCATCAATGCCACGCCACGCGTGGGCGTGACCTACGAAACGCCCAGTACGGCCGTGGTAGATGGTGATGGTGGTCTAGGCCTAGTGGTAGGCCCGAAAGCTATGCGGGTGGCTATTGAGAAAGCGCAGCAGGTAGGCACTGGCTGGGTTTCGGTGAAGAACTCCAACCACTTCGGTATTGCGGGCTACCACGCCATGAAGGCCCTGGCCCACGATATGATTGGCATTGCCATGACCAATGCCTCTCCCCTGGTGGCACCCACGTACTCCCTGGACCGGCTGCTAGGCACCAACCCCATTGCCGTGGCCGTACCCGCCGGCGACGAGCCCGATTTCGTGCTGGACATGGCCACTACTACCGCGGCTAATGGCAAGCTGGAAATTGCCCAACGCAAGAACATTCCTATCCCGGAAGGTTGGGCCCAGACTGCCGAAGGTATAGGCTCCACTGACCCGAATGCTGTAAAAAACGGGGGTGCTCTGCTGCCGCTTGGTGGCGCCACCGGCTCCCATAAGGGCTACGGGCTCGGTTCGGTGGTCGATATTTTCTCGGCGGTTCTTAGCGGGGCAAATTATGGTCCGTGGGTTCCGCCATTCGTGGCGTTCCTGCAGCCCTCGGCTAATCCGGTGGGCCAGGGCCTAGGCCACTTTTTTGGGGCCATGCGCGTCGATGCGTTTCGCCCGGCCGCCGAGTTCAAGGCCCACATGGACAACTGGATTACGACCTTCCGCAATGCCCGCGCCGTGGAAGGCCAGCACGTGCTCATCCCCGGCGACCCGGAGCGGGAAGTATCGGCCGTAAGACTGCTCGATGGCATTCCGCTGCTCGACCCCGTTATTCAGGATTTGGAAACGGTAGGCGCCAAATTCGGGGTGAAGCTATAA
- a CDS encoding murein L,D-transpeptidase catalytic domain family protein, with protein sequence MEKKSVVSRQRLKRRARRMARRVLPFVASLFLATPLAAPIARTQAATPKTTARMPVAPVVATVLTKEAQFDQRMETLYRELNLAEQGLRYDVFEKAVTGYLNLENAGKLNNDKQLLTVVDFSLPSTQKRLWVLDLGAKQVKFHTLVAHGHNSGENMATNFSNKNESNMSSLGFYVTKGEYNGKHGRSLKLQGVDEGYNTNALMRAVVMHGADYVSEDFIKQYGRLGRSLGCPALPMDQKDAIIEAVNGGTCLFLNGPDTQYSSKYLNEDVAMSKLLDDAQMI encoded by the coding sequence ATGGAAAAGAAGAGTGTAGTTAGTCGTCAGCGCCTGAAGCGCCGGGCCCGCAGGATGGCCCGTCGGGTGCTCCCGTTTGTGGCTTCTTTGTTCTTGGCTACGCCGTTAGCGGCTCCTATTGCCCGTACCCAGGCCGCTACGCCCAAAACCACCGCGCGCATGCCGGTAGCACCGGTTGTGGCGACTGTTCTTACGAAAGAAGCGCAGTTTGATCAGCGAATGGAAACGCTGTATCGTGAGCTGAACCTAGCCGAACAAGGCCTGCGTTACGATGTGTTTGAGAAGGCCGTAACCGGCTATCTGAACCTGGAAAACGCTGGTAAGCTCAACAACGATAAGCAGCTGCTGACCGTGGTTGACTTCAGCCTGCCTTCTACTCAAAAGCGCCTCTGGGTGCTTGATCTGGGAGCCAAGCAGGTGAAATTCCATACGCTAGTGGCCCATGGCCACAACTCCGGCGAGAACATGGCGACGAACTTCTCCAACAAGAACGAGTCGAATATGAGCAGCTTGGGCTTTTATGTAACTAAAGGCGAGTACAACGGCAAGCACGGCCGCTCCCTCAAGCTGCAGGGCGTAGATGAAGGCTACAATACCAATGCACTCATGCGGGCCGTGGTTATGCACGGTGCCGATTATGTCAGCGAGGACTTCATTAAGCAGTATGGCCGCCTCGGCCGCAGCCTGGGTTGCCCCGCGCTTCCTATGGATCAGAAAGATGCCATTATTGAAGCTGTAAACGGTGGCACCTGCCTGTTCCTGAATGGCCCCGACACGCAGTACTCGTCGAAATACCTGAACGAAGATGTGGCCATGAGCAAACTGCTCGACGATGCCCAGATGATTTAA
- a CDS encoding globin domain-containing protein: MQLPQLKFAVALLLGGTLLCTSACGSKETDPATPTLYERMGELKGIEGFVDVLMANVAAETAVQNSSMLRTHSPLLNDPDKPARLARLRNNFINQMGEATGGPLKYTGLSMLSAHKGMMITEKEWSVWRQAADASMETNKLGAKERAELATILDEMKAATVGH, from the coding sequence ATGCAATTACCTCAACTCAAATTTGCCGTCGCGTTGCTCTTGGGCGGTACCTTATTATGTACATCAGCCTGCGGGTCCAAGGAAACCGACCCGGCGACGCCTACCTTATATGAGCGGATGGGCGAACTAAAAGGTATAGAAGGATTCGTGGACGTGCTGATGGCCAATGTGGCCGCCGAAACGGCCGTGCAGAACTCTTCCATGCTACGCACACACAGCCCGCTGCTCAACGACCCCGACAAACCCGCCCGCCTGGCTCGCCTGCGCAACAACTTCATCAATCAAATGGGGGAAGCCACTGGCGGCCCATTGAAGTATACCGGTCTCTCCATGCTTTCGGCTCATAAAGGCATGATGATTACCGAAAAAGAATGGTCAGTGTGGCGCCAGGCCGCCGATGCTTCTATGGAGACCAATAAGCTGGGCGCCAAAGAAAGGGCCGAGCTTGCTACCATCTTAGATGAGATGAAAGCTGCCACGGTAGGCCACTAG
- a CDS encoding heavy-metal-associated domain-containing protein, giving the protein MKKGKRIIRVSLVVLCVLLLWGSWENPNLHEYARPVTMLQLQVEGLQDPKQSATAQQQVAAMEGVAACVINVKTQVATVLFHEADISEQDIERVLSVGGTFKVTRPVMVARVPTGRGCPVPASYLEMLERIRFAFNLRRLFITV; this is encoded by the coding sequence ATGAAAAAAGGCAAGAGAATCATCCGGGTAAGCCTGGTGGTACTATGCGTCTTACTGCTATGGGGAAGCTGGGAAAATCCTAACCTGCACGAATATGCCCGCCCGGTAACTATGCTGCAGCTACAGGTAGAAGGTCTGCAAGATCCCAAGCAGAGTGCTACTGCTCAGCAACAGGTAGCTGCCATGGAAGGCGTAGCCGCCTGCGTTATCAATGTTAAAACGCAGGTGGCTACCGTGCTTTTCCACGAAGCCGATATATCGGAGCAGGACATAGAACGGGTACTATCCGTGGGCGGGACTTTCAAAGTGACTCGCCCGGTAATGGTGGCGCGCGTTCCTACTGGCCGCGGGTGCCCGGTGCCGGCCAGCTACCTGGAAATGCTGGAGCGCATTCGCTTCGCATTTAATCTGCGGCGGCTCTTCATTACGGTCTGA
- a CDS encoding CHRD domain-containing protein, translating into MNLKITALALLLMGSASFSACKKDDDNKPAASNTVQLKATINAQQEVPTNNSTATGAMTGSYDKTTRVLTYTVTYQGITPLAGHIHQAAPGVNGGVIVPFASVASSPITGTATLSEADGAKLLAGETYVNFHTQANKDGEIRGNISVQ; encoded by the coding sequence ATGAACCTGAAAATTACTGCATTGGCTTTGCTCCTGATGGGCTCCGCCTCTTTCTCCGCCTGCAAAAAGGACGATGACAACAAACCGGCCGCGTCCAATACGGTACAGCTGAAGGCTACCATCAACGCGCAGCAGGAAGTACCCACCAACAACTCCACCGCTACCGGCGCCATGACCGGCAGCTACGACAAAACCACGCGTGTCCTAACCTACACCGTTACTTACCAGGGCATCACCCCACTGGCTGGCCATATTCACCAGGCAGCACCCGGTGTTAATGGCGGCGTAATTGTGCCATTTGCCAGCGTGGCTTCTTCGCCTATTACGGGCACGGCTACTCTTTCAGAGGCTGATGGTGCCAAGCTGCTGGCCGGCGAAACGTACGTGAACTTCCACACGCAGGCTAACAAGGACGGCGAAATCCGGGGCAACATCTCGGTTCAGTAG
- a CDS encoding DUF5777 family beta-barrel protein — protein MPFTFPPCSGRLALLLSTLLALWSAPAQAQDDLLGQLESQAPKEAPAQVAATFKSTRLINGHTVETPGQGTMVFLISHRFGTLNSGAYNFFGLDQASIRLGLEYALTDQLEIGIGRSSLEKTLDGFAKYRAVRQSSGPGAMPISVTLFASSALTTLRYNDNVDYTVPRRLNFTYQALLARKFSSDLSLQLMPTLIHRNLVATKTDPNDVYAIGFGGRQKLSKRTSLNAEYYYLLPGSRPTGVRNALALGFDIETGGHVFQLHVTNSQGMIEKFFVANTRGNFFDGDIYFGFNVNRNFTVRPKEGFRK, from the coding sequence ATGCCCTTTACTTTTCCTCCATGTTCGGGCCGGTTGGCCCTTTTGCTCAGTACCCTTTTAGCCCTGTGGTCGGCACCGGCGCAGGCCCAGGACGATCTACTAGGCCAGTTGGAAAGCCAGGCGCCCAAAGAAGCGCCGGCGCAGGTGGCAGCCACCTTCAAAAGCACGCGCCTGATTAACGGGCACACCGTAGAAACGCCCGGCCAGGGCACCATGGTGTTCCTGATTTCGCACCGGTTCGGTACCCTCAACAGTGGGGCGTATAACTTCTTTGGTCTCGACCAGGCCAGCATTCGCCTAGGCCTAGAGTATGCCCTCACCGATCAGCTGGAAATAGGCATCGGGCGCAGCTCGCTGGAAAAAACGCTGGATGGCTTCGCGAAATACCGGGCCGTGCGCCAAAGCTCGGGGCCTGGCGCCATGCCAATCAGCGTGACGCTGTTTGCCAGCTCGGCCCTCACCACGCTGCGCTACAATGATAACGTAGACTATACAGTGCCGCGCCGCCTCAACTTCACGTATCAGGCCCTGCTGGCCCGCAAATTCAGCTCCGATCTGTCGTTGCAGCTCATGCCTACGCTGATCCACCGCAACTTGGTGGCTACCAAAACCGACCCGAACGATGTGTATGCCATCGGGTTCGGCGGCCGCCAGAAGCTCTCCAAGCGCACCTCGCTGAATGCCGAATACTACTATCTGCTGCCGGGCTCTAGGCCTACCGGGGTGCGCAATGCGCTGGCCCTGGGCTTTGATATTGAGACGGGCGGCCACGTGTTTCAGCTGCACGTCACCAACTCGCAGGGCATGATTGAGAAGTTCTTCGTGGCCAACACGCGTGGCAACTTCTTCGATGGCGACATCTACTTCGGCTTCAATGTGAACCGCAATTTCACCGTGCGCCCCAAAGAAGGCTTCCGCAAATAA
- a CDS encoding YceI family protein, translating to MRSLYHYVRLLFCVLLVLGGGGISSGQAQGKYMTQKGLVSFFSTSIIEDIEAHTEQAAAVLDLQTQQLAFSIPIKSFQFKRSLMQEHFNENYMESDRFAKSTFKGHILDFDASALAKGLPQRITVEGDLTIHGVTKHVTVTGGLEQQKGTLLVNAYFSVAPADYNIEIPLLVRENIAKTVGIKVAISCDPVSQLTINK from the coding sequence ATGCGCAGTTTGTATCACTACGTACGCCTGCTGTTTTGTGTACTGCTGGTTCTGGGCGGAGGGGGCATTTCCTCGGGGCAGGCCCAAGGCAAGTACATGACCCAGAAGGGCCTGGTGAGTTTCTTCTCTACCAGCATCATCGAGGACATTGAGGCGCATACGGAGCAGGCCGCCGCCGTCCTCGACCTGCAAACTCAGCAGCTGGCCTTCAGTATTCCCATCAAGTCGTTCCAGTTCAAGCGCAGCCTCATGCAGGAGCACTTCAACGAGAACTACATGGAGTCAGACCGCTTTGCGAAATCTACTTTCAAGGGCCATATACTGGATTTTGATGCCAGTGCGCTGGCAAAAGGGCTTCCGCAGCGCATAACCGTGGAAGGCGACCTGACCATTCATGGTGTAACCAAGCACGTAACCGTAACGGGGGGCCTAGAACAGCAAAAAGGAACACTGCTGGTAAACGCCTATTTCAGCGTAGCTCCCGCCGATTACAATATTGAGATTCCGCTGCTGGTGCGGGAAAATATTGCCAAGACCGTCGGCATCAAAGTAGCCATAAGCTGCGACCCGGTTTCGCAGCTGACCATCAATAAATAA
- a CDS encoding metal ABC transporter substrate-binding protein yields MIKAFTRLCALLSILLSSCAYEKADEIATPKVVCTTPSVVSYSISISPILDRNCRSCHNPALLTGGVNLEDFAVIKQHVNSGVLMGNVKHLPGYMPMPQNAAKLSDCDIDLLQKWVDAGAPNN; encoded by the coding sequence ATGATTAAAGCCTTTACCCGCCTGTGCGCCTTATTGAGTATTCTGTTAAGCAGTTGTGCCTATGAAAAGGCCGACGAAATAGCTACTCCCAAGGTGGTATGCACCACACCCAGTGTGGTTTCCTATAGTATTTCCATTTCGCCTATTCTGGACCGGAACTGCCGAAGCTGCCACAATCCGGCCCTGCTGACCGGAGGCGTAAACCTGGAAGATTTTGCTGTCATCAAGCAGCACGTAAACTCAGGTGTGCTGATGGGTAACGTGAAGCACCTGCCCGGCTACATGCCCATGCCGCAAAACGCCGCCAAGCTTTCAGACTGCGATATTGACCTGTTGCAGAAGTGGGTAGATGCTGGCGCGCCCAATAATTAA
- a CDS encoding murein L,D-transpeptidase catalytic domain family protein has protein sequence MNPLLRLLPARPVQWAATLSLLCLLPACQTSVGETTAGTAAATKAYSTSAIAPDSVATASSDSLQPVPVALLPNVPGAVHQQIQELYSAFGAEATGLRLAVFERACIGYLNLRKAGRLSQPGILAVADMDMPSSEKRLWVLDLKAGKVLHRSHVAHGRGSGKLRAERFSNVMKSACTAMGFYRTQDTYHGKHGLSRRLRGLDVGQNDNALRRYVVLHAADYVSQQYLQRYGQAGYSRGCPALPPDKYRAIIETVGEGGCLYLSGPSVVSKWLDTTIAAEQLAAHGWH, from the coding sequence ATGAACCCACTGCTCCGTTTGCTACCCGCTAGGCCTGTACAGTGGGCCGCTACCCTTAGCCTGTTATGCCTCTTGCCAGCCTGCCAGACTTCAGTAGGCGAAACTACTGCAGGAACTGCCGCTGCCACAAAAGCCTATAGCACCTCGGCAATAGCCCCCGATTCTGTTGCTACTGCGTCTTCAGACTCGTTGCAGCCTGTGCCTGTTGCGTTGCTGCCCAATGTTCCTGGTGCCGTGCATCAGCAAATCCAGGAGCTCTACAGCGCTTTCGGTGCAGAGGCTACTGGCCTACGGCTAGCTGTATTCGAGCGGGCCTGCATCGGCTACCTGAATCTGCGCAAAGCCGGCCGCCTGAGCCAACCCGGTATCCTGGCCGTTGCCGATATGGACATGCCTTCTTCTGAAAAACGCTTGTGGGTGCTGGATCTGAAGGCCGGTAAAGTCCTGCATCGGAGCCATGTGGCGCATGGGCGTGGTTCCGGCAAGCTGCGCGCGGAGCGCTTTTCCAACGTAATGAAATCGGCCTGCACCGCCATGGGGTTCTACCGCACACAGGATACCTACCACGGCAAGCATGGCCTCTCGCGCCGGTTGCGTGGCCTGGATGTAGGCCAGAACGACAATGCCCTGCGCCGCTATGTGGTGCTACACGCCGCTGACTACGTGAGCCAACAATACCTGCAGCGCTATGGACAAGCAGGGTACAGCCGCGGCTGCCCTGCCTTGCCACCTGATAAGTACCGCGCCATTATTGAGACAGTAGGAGAAGGAGGATGCCTATACTTGAGCGGTCCAAGCGTTGTGTCTAAATGGTTAGATACAACCATAGCCGCTGAGCAGCTTGCTGCGCACGGGTGGCACTAA
- the hscA gene encoding Fe-S protein assembly chaperone HscA → MAKVAINLSTGSLQQEEIIVGIDLGTTNSLVAYIHPDTRQPLAINDQGRGTIVPSVVHFPQGGEDPIVGTDAKSYLLTDPQNTIYSVKRLLGKSYQDLGQHAADLGYKVIDDNSESLVKIRVGDKFYSPIELSAEILKELRTRAEHALKTPVNKAVITVPAYFNDSQRQATRDAGRLAGLEVLRIVNEPTAAALAYGIGLSPDEEKTVAVYDLGGGTFDVSILRIQQGIFEVLSTNGDTYLGGDDIDRAIIDYWSGEYQLSTVLFNNGGAQQELRLLAESAKKHLSQNEDFSAEFGGTTLPLTKAKFNELVGPLVERTLVSCRQALADAKLTPQDLNAVLLVGGSTRVPLVYDSVSEFFQQPANNSLNPDEVVALGAAIQADILAGNRRDVLLLDVTPLTLGIETLGGLMDPIIPRNSKIPTKAGRQYTTSVDGQVNLKISVYQGERDLVKENRKLAEFDLRGIPAMPAGLPKVDVNFILNADGILKVEAIELRSNTRQAVEIKPQYGLTDEQVEQMLMDSMTHAREDIAARMVIEARTVAEQMLYQVERFVSKNGQHLTSEETTQTNAGVEKLKAALATQDKDTILKAVDELEELTRPFAERVMNISISQAMAGKKIE, encoded by the coding sequence ATGGCCAAAGTCGCAATTAATCTTTCTACCGGGAGCCTGCAACAGGAAGAAATCATCGTTGGTATCGACCTGGGCACCACCAACTCCCTGGTGGCCTACATCCACCCCGACACCCGCCAGCCGCTGGCCATCAATGACCAGGGACGCGGTACCATCGTGCCTTCGGTGGTGCACTTTCCGCAGGGTGGCGAAGACCCTATTGTGGGCACCGATGCCAAGAGCTACCTGCTCACCGACCCACAGAACACAATTTATTCTGTGAAGCGCCTGTTGGGCAAGTCGTACCAGGACCTAGGCCAGCACGCGGCTGATTTGGGCTATAAGGTCATCGACGACAACTCCGAAAGCCTAGTGAAAATCCGGGTCGGTGATAAGTTCTACTCTCCTATCGAGCTATCGGCGGAGATCCTGAAGGAGCTGCGCACCCGCGCCGAGCACGCCCTCAAAACGCCCGTGAACAAGGCCGTGATTACGGTGCCGGCTTACTTTAATGATTCCCAGCGCCAAGCCACCCGCGATGCCGGCCGCTTGGCTGGCCTGGAGGTTTTGCGCATTGTGAATGAGCCTACCGCCGCGGCACTGGCCTACGGCATTGGTCTTTCGCCGGATGAGGAGAAAACTGTGGCCGTGTACGACCTGGGAGGCGGCACTTTTGACGTAAGCATTCTGCGGATTCAGCAGGGCATTTTTGAAGTACTGAGCACCAACGGTGACACTTACCTCGGCGGTGATGATATTGACCGCGCCATCATCGACTATTGGAGCGGCGAATACCAGCTCTCCACAGTGCTGTTCAATAATGGTGGCGCTCAGCAGGAGTTGCGGCTGCTGGCCGAGTCAGCTAAGAAGCACCTGAGCCAGAATGAAGATTTTTCGGCGGAGTTTGGCGGCACTACGCTGCCGCTCACTAAGGCCAAGTTCAATGAGCTGGTAGGGCCCTTGGTGGAGCGCACCTTGGTATCGTGCCGGCAGGCCCTGGCCGATGCCAAACTGACGCCACAAGACCTGAATGCCGTGCTGCTCGTAGGCGGCTCTACCCGCGTGCCGCTGGTGTACGATTCTGTTTCGGAGTTCTTCCAGCAGCCGGCCAACAATTCCCTGAACCCCGACGAAGTGGTGGCCCTGGGTGCAGCCATCCAGGCCGACATCTTGGCCGGCAACCGCCGCGACGTGCTGCTGCTCGACGTAACGCCCCTGACGCTAGGCATCGAAACGCTGGGTGGCCTGATGGACCCCATCATCCCGCGCAACTCCAAAATCCCGACCAAAGCCGGCCGCCAATACACTACCTCGGTAGATGGACAGGTGAACCTGAAGATATCGGTGTACCAGGGTGAACGGGATTTGGTGAAGGAAAACCGCAAACTGGCCGAGTTCGACCTGCGCGGCATTCCGGCTATGCCGGCTGGCCTTCCGAAGGTAGACGTGAATTTTATCCTGAACGCCGACGGCATCCTGAAAGTAGAAGCTATCGAGCTACGCTCTAATACGCGCCAGGCCGTGGAAATCAAGCCGCAGTATGGCCTCACCGATGAGCAGGTGGAGCAGATGCTGATGGACTCGATGACCCACGCCCGCGAGGATATTGCGGCCCGCATGGTAATTGAGGCCCGCACCGTGGCCGAGCAGATGCTTTACCAAGTAGAGCGCTTCGTGAGCAAAAACGGCCAGCACCTCACTTCTGAGGAAACTACCCAAACCAATGCCGGCGTGGAAAAACTTAAGGCTGCGCTTGCCACGCAGGATAAGGACACCATTCTGAAGGCGGTGGATGAACTGGAAGAACTGACTCGTCCGTTTGCTGAGCGTGTGATGAACATCAGCATCAGCCAGGCTATGGCCGGTAAGAAGATCGAATAA